CCATCATATGAATTATCATTTGATCATTATTACCTAAATtgtgatttaattttaaaatttgacaactAGAATATTTCTTGATTCTTCTAGCATAATAATGATTATACACGTTAATTTATATGTTATtatcaacaatttaaattttttaaaataagaaaattaataaaaaaaagttaattattattaattttataatttttataaaatatattctcaatattaaatttaagagcgattattttctcattttattaCCTTGTGACTTCAGGGGATCTTCATCCCTTTTATCTATCGGTGTGCCTTGGACGTGCAACTGAGCAACCAACATTCAAAAGTTTTATATACACATCAAACCTTGATGTGTCTACTGTCTACCAAACATTGAAACGGCACCTAAATTGTTTTTTGTATAGGTTAATTAATTGATACAGAAACTAAGGAAAATGGATTGTCAATTTCGTACCAATAAGGTGACCTGTGATTTTGAGATTAAAAGAGGGATGGGGCTCCCCGCATGAGCATGACAGATAGTTGCTGATGGCTTCATAAATGGTAGAGcttttaaatttaaaccaaCTCCAAGATCTGTAATTCAAAGGGGCTCCACGTTCTCTGCATGACTTCAGACCTGCTGCATCCCTTTCAGGGTCCCCATTCTCTCTGGGGGCACTTTGTCTCAGCAATTTACGTAGACAAATCATTAATAAACAAATATGGACTGTTCACTTATTCTCTTCAAACGCTAGATACTCTCCAAGGATATACATACTGTTCTCCTCAAATACATTATTATATGATcatgaaaatatctttatattaaaataataattaattaaaaattgttatatgAATGAATATATTTAAGGTGGTGTCACATGATCAACCTGCAACTGCAATGAgcaaataaatacaaaattacaAAGGCATTCTGTATCTCTCTCCCACTCTTCAATCgtattacattaaaaaaaaaaaaaacacattgtGCACTGGCTCTACCGACCATGGAAGTTTTCACCTTCCTCAAATACTGGCGAGGTGGTGGAGGAGCAGAAGGACGACTACCACCAcctccacctcctcctcctGCTGCCCCTGAAACCACCGACAAGGAGGAGGGGCCTTTCATAGACCTGGAGTTTACGCTACCCAACGAGTCTCAAGATCATTCTCACCATTCTCCACAAGTCCACTCATCAGACTCTGATGATGATGGCCACATCAGCTTCACGCTCTCCCCTTCAACTAATAACCACCACAACATGGAGCTCCACTTGgacccttcttcttccttccttaACTCCAACTCCGACTCCGACTCCAATCCCAACCcccctcttcctcctcctcccttcaCTGCTTCCTTCCTCAAATCCGCCACCAAGTTCCGCGTCTTCATGTTGGGCCTCAAGAAGCCCAAGCCCAATCCCACACAACAAGGCAAGCTCTGTACGGTCAAGTTCAAGGTTGAAGAAGTCCCCATCCTGTCCTTTTTCACCAGAGACAACACCTCTAAACCAAGAGCTTCTTCCAACAACAAACACGAATCACACTCAttatcttcttctcctcctccttcgtcgtcttcttcttcttcttcttcttcggaaGAGAAGCGTTTAATGCACAAGTATTTGAGAATGGTGAAGCCTCTCTACATTAAGGTCTCCAGGAGTAGGTGCGCTGATGACAAGCTCAACGTGAATGCCTCGCCGCCGCCGCAGAACCAAGGGGAAGACGGTGGCTCCGATGAAGCCGAGGGAAGCAAGCTTTTGGGGAAGAGCCGGTCCGCCTCTGCTGCGGTGTTGGTGTCGTCAAGGCGGCGTGATGATTCGCTGCTGCAGCAACACGATGGGATACAGAGCGCCATTTTGCACTGCAAGAGGTCCTTCAATGCCTCCAGAGGTCACAATCatttcctccttttcttctatttctttttatttcatctacgtaatttattttgatttcatttCCTCAAACAGAATGCGAGTCTTCTCAGCTACCACGTTCTGTGAGCAATCCATTGCATGACACTTGAGACATGATGCACAATTCTCAAGGACGTGATGATAATCAGTTTCAGTTATGTTTTCTAATGCGACGTCTGCATTATGTAAAAAGTCATAGTTTATTTGATTTAAGTTTAGAAGGGGAAAATTTGGAAGATAGATAAGTCTGCAGTGCCAGTGGAGTCCTAGTGGTGGCATGTGACAATGGCTATGTAAAGATCAATGCAAGCTCATTCCGCACCATTTAGCTCTTTGCCTCTTTAATTTTCTCATTGTACCCTTTGTATCTTATGTAGTACTATAATGTAAAGGCTCTTCTTTCTTGCTAAAAGGTGAAACAAGAATCACATCTTTTGAATCCTCATCCTTATGTAGAAATTGATAACTTTATTAGTAGCTGCAgtattagtataattataatattcttCTACTTGTCAGTAACTTTCATGAGTTATTTACCAATT
The genomic region above belongs to Arachis duranensis cultivar V14167 chromosome 3, aradu.V14167.gnm2.J7QH, whole genome shotgun sequence and contains:
- the LOC107479831 gene encoding probable membrane-associated kinase regulator 2 yields the protein MEVFTFLKYWRGGGGAEGRLPPPPPPPPAAPETTDKEEGPFIDLEFTLPNESQDHSHHSPQVHSSDSDDDGHISFTLSPSTNNHHNMELHLDPSSSFLNSNSDSDSNPNPPLPPPPFTASFLKSATKFRVFMLGLKKPKPNPTQQGKLCTVKFKVEEVPILSFFTRDNTSKPRASSNNKHESHSLSSSPPPSSSSSSSSSSEEKRLMHKYLRMVKPLYIKVSRSRCADDKLNVNASPPPQNQGEDGGSDEAEGSKLLGKSRSASAAVLVSSRRRDDSLLQQHDGIQSAILHCKRSFNASRECESSQLPRSVSNPLHDT